The following proteins come from a genomic window of Gossypium raimondii isolate GPD5lz chromosome 5, ASM2569854v1, whole genome shotgun sequence:
- the LOC105769752 gene encoding O-fucosyltransferase 8 isoform X6 has product MPMSWYALPYMYAKDDNVVSIHEERPTVQMYGRLLKLASMVLAEKEFKQDSLNFWNEPYHHASKWKPCADKKYRTTPGKPDKSNGYIMVSANGGLNQQRVAICNAVAVASLLNATLVLPKFLYSNVWKDPSQFGDIYQEDYFMRILKDDIDIVKELPPHLKPLDIEAMGTLITDADIVKEAKPDDYITSVLPLLLQNRVVHFLGFGNRLGFDPLPPHLQRLRCKCNFHALKFVLKIQKVGSLLIKRIKKYYAAPRQLDKQLLGDFAPGISPKQHNIARGPSRYLALHLRFEEDMVAYSLCDFGGGDYEKKELEAYRDVHFPLLIERLKNSKPVSPVELRKLGRCPLTPEEAALVLAALGFKPETYIYLAGSQIYGGSSRMQPFTSLYPNLVTKETLLTSSELAPFKNFSSQLAALDFIACATSDVFAMTDSGSQLSSLVSGFRTYYGDGHAPTLRPNKKRLAAILSENRTIGWNTFEDRVRKMIEEGQRVQLRGSGRSIYRQPRCPECMCRS; this is encoded by the exons ATGCCCATGAG TTGGTATGCACTTCCCTACATGTATGCTAAGGACGATAATGTTGTCTCTATTCATGAAGAAAGACCAACGGTTCAGATGTATGGCAGGCTTCTCAAATTGGCTTCCATGGTTCTTGCAGAG AAGGAGTTTAAGCAAGACAGTTTGAACTTTTGGAACGAACCTTACCATCACGCATCCAAATGGAAGCCCTGTGCAGATAAAAAATATCGAACAACCCCAG GGAAGCCTGATAAAAGCAATGGCTATATAATGGTCAGTGCAAATGGTGGCCTTAATCAACAAAGAGTAGCT ATTTGCAATGCAGTAGCCGTGGCATCTTTACTCAATGCAACTCTAGTTCTTCCTAAATTTCTTTACAGCAATGTATGGAAGGATCCTAG CCAGTTCGGTGACATCTATCAAGAAGACTATTTTATGCGCATCTTGAAAGATGATATAGATATTGTAAAGGAACTTCCTCCACATTTGAAGCCCTTAGATATTGAAGCCATGGGTACCCTA ATTACTGACGCAGATATAGTGAAGGAAGCAAAGCCGGATGATTATATTACCAGTGTACTTCCCCTCCTTCTGCAGAATAGAGTGGTTCATTTCCTTGGATTCGGCAATCGACTTGGCTTCGACCCATTGCCTCCTCACCTCCAG AGATTGAGGTGTAAATGTAACTTCCATGCATTAAAATTTGTGCTGAAAATCCAAAAAGTTGGGTCACTATTAATCAAAAGGATAAAGAAATACTATGCTGCACCTCGTCAGTTGGATAAACAACTGCTAGGAGATTTCGCACCCGGAATTTCCCCCAAACAGCATAATATTGCAAGAGGCCCATCCAGATATCTTGCCTTACACTTGAGATTTGAAGAGGATATGGTTGCATATTCCCTATGTGATTTTGGTGGTGGAGATTATGAGAAAAAGGAACTTGAAGCCTATAGAGATGTTCATTTTCCACTGCTCATTGAGCGCTTAAAGAACTCAAA GCCTGTTTCTCCAGTGGAATTGAGGAAGCTGGGGAGATGTCCATTGACACCTGAAGAAGCAGCACTTGTTCTTGCTGCTCTCGGTTTCAAGCCTGAAACTTATATTTATCTTGCAGGGTCTCAAATATATGGGGGAAGTTCCAGGATGCAACCCTTTACCAGTTTGTACCCCAACCTAGTGACAAAGGAAACACTGCTCACCTCCAGTGAACTTGCTCCCTTCAAAAACTTCTCTTCTCAG CTAGCAGCATTGGACTTCATTGCTTGTGCAACTTCAGATGTCTTTGCTATGACAGACTCTGGAAGCCAACTATCATCTCTGGTATCCGGGTTCCGAACTTACTATGGTGATGGGCATGCTCCAACCTtgaggcccaataagaagaggTTAGCAGCAATTTTGTCAGAGAATAGAACCATAGGATGGAATACTTTTGAAGATAGAGTAAGAAAGATGATCGAGGAAGGTCAAAGAGTACAGTTGAGGGGATCTGGTCGAAGTATTTATCGACAGCCAAGGTGCCCAGAATGCATGTGCAGATCTTAG
- the LOC105769752 gene encoding O-fucosyltransferase 8 isoform X7 produces the protein MYGRLLKLASMVLAEKEFKQDSLNFWNEPYHHASKWKPCADKKYRTTPGKPDKSNGYIMVSANGGLNQQRVAICNAVAVASLLNATLVLPKFLYSNVWKDPSQFGDIYQEDYFMRILKDDIDIVKELPPHLKPLDIEAMGTLITDADIVKEAKPDDYITSVLPLLLQNRVVHFLGFGNRLGFDPLPPHLQRLRCKCNFHALKFVLKIQKVGSLLIKRIKKYYAAPRQLDKQLLGDFAPGISPKQHNIARGPSRYLALHLRFEEDMVAYSLCDFGGGDYEKKELEAYRDVHFPLLIERLKNSKPVSPVELRKLGRCPLTPEEAALVLAALGFKPETYIYLAGSQIYGGSSRMQPFTSLYPNLVTKETLLTSSELAPFKNFSSQLAALDFIACATSDVFAMTDSGSQLSSLVSGFRTYYGDGHAPTLRPNKKRLAAILSENRTIGWNTFEDRVRKMIEEGQRVQLRGSGRSIYRQPRCPECMCRS, from the exons ATGTATGGCAGGCTTCTCAAATTGGCTTCCATGGTTCTTGCAGAG AAGGAGTTTAAGCAAGACAGTTTGAACTTTTGGAACGAACCTTACCATCACGCATCCAAATGGAAGCCCTGTGCAGATAAAAAATATCGAACAACCCCAG GGAAGCCTGATAAAAGCAATGGCTATATAATGGTCAGTGCAAATGGTGGCCTTAATCAACAAAGAGTAGCT ATTTGCAATGCAGTAGCCGTGGCATCTTTACTCAATGCAACTCTAGTTCTTCCTAAATTTCTTTACAGCAATGTATGGAAGGATCCTAG CCAGTTCGGTGACATCTATCAAGAAGACTATTTTATGCGCATCTTGAAAGATGATATAGATATTGTAAAGGAACTTCCTCCACATTTGAAGCCCTTAGATATTGAAGCCATGGGTACCCTA ATTACTGACGCAGATATAGTGAAGGAAGCAAAGCCGGATGATTATATTACCAGTGTACTTCCCCTCCTTCTGCAGAATAGAGTGGTTCATTTCCTTGGATTCGGCAATCGACTTGGCTTCGACCCATTGCCTCCTCACCTCCAG AGATTGAGGTGTAAATGTAACTTCCATGCATTAAAATTTGTGCTGAAAATCCAAAAAGTTGGGTCACTATTAATCAAAAGGATAAAGAAATACTATGCTGCACCTCGTCAGTTGGATAAACAACTGCTAGGAGATTTCGCACCCGGAATTTCCCCCAAACAGCATAATATTGCAAGAGGCCCATCCAGATATCTTGCCTTACACTTGAGATTTGAAGAGGATATGGTTGCATATTCCCTATGTGATTTTGGTGGTGGAGATTATGAGAAAAAGGAACTTGAAGCCTATAGAGATGTTCATTTTCCACTGCTCATTGAGCGCTTAAAGAACTCAAA GCCTGTTTCTCCAGTGGAATTGAGGAAGCTGGGGAGATGTCCATTGACACCTGAAGAAGCAGCACTTGTTCTTGCTGCTCTCGGTTTCAAGCCTGAAACTTATATTTATCTTGCAGGGTCTCAAATATATGGGGGAAGTTCCAGGATGCAACCCTTTACCAGTTTGTACCCCAACCTAGTGACAAAGGAAACACTGCTCACCTCCAGTGAACTTGCTCCCTTCAAAAACTTCTCTTCTCAG CTAGCAGCATTGGACTTCATTGCTTGTGCAACTTCAGATGTCTTTGCTATGACAGACTCTGGAAGCCAACTATCATCTCTGGTATCCGGGTTCCGAACTTACTATGGTGATGGGCATGCTCCAACCTtgaggcccaataagaagaggTTAGCAGCAATTTTGTCAGAGAATAGAACCATAGGATGGAATACTTTTGAAGATAGAGTAAGAAAGATGATCGAGGAAGGTCAAAGAGTACAGTTGAGGGGATCTGGTCGAAGTATTTATCGACAGCCAAGGTGCCCAGAATGCATGTGCAGATCTTAG
- the LOC105769752 gene encoding O-fucosyltransferase 8 isoform X8 — protein sequence MVSANGGLNQQRVAICNAVAVASLLNATLVLPKFLYSNVWKDPSQFGDIYQEDYFMRILKDDIDIVKELPPHLKPLDIEAMGTLITDADIVKEAKPDDYITSVLPLLLQNRVVHFLGFGNRLGFDPLPPHLQRLRCKCNFHALKFVLKIQKVGSLLIKRIKKYYAAPRQLDKQLLGDFAPGISPKQHNIARGPSRYLALHLRFEEDMVAYSLCDFGGGDYEKKELEAYRDVHFPLLIERLKNSKPVSPVELRKLGRCPLTPEEAALVLAALGFKPETYIYLAGSQIYGGSSRMQPFTSLYPNLVTKETLLTSSELAPFKNFSSQLAALDFIACATSDVFAMTDSGSQLSSLVSGFRTYYGDGHAPTLRPNKKRLAAILSENRTIGWNTFEDRVRKMIEEGQRVQLRGSGRSIYRQPRCPECMCRS from the exons ATGGTCAGTGCAAATGGTGGCCTTAATCAACAAAGAGTAGCT ATTTGCAATGCAGTAGCCGTGGCATCTTTACTCAATGCAACTCTAGTTCTTCCTAAATTTCTTTACAGCAATGTATGGAAGGATCCTAG CCAGTTCGGTGACATCTATCAAGAAGACTATTTTATGCGCATCTTGAAAGATGATATAGATATTGTAAAGGAACTTCCTCCACATTTGAAGCCCTTAGATATTGAAGCCATGGGTACCCTA ATTACTGACGCAGATATAGTGAAGGAAGCAAAGCCGGATGATTATATTACCAGTGTACTTCCCCTCCTTCTGCAGAATAGAGTGGTTCATTTCCTTGGATTCGGCAATCGACTTGGCTTCGACCCATTGCCTCCTCACCTCCAG AGATTGAGGTGTAAATGTAACTTCCATGCATTAAAATTTGTGCTGAAAATCCAAAAAGTTGGGTCACTATTAATCAAAAGGATAAAGAAATACTATGCTGCACCTCGTCAGTTGGATAAACAACTGCTAGGAGATTTCGCACCCGGAATTTCCCCCAAACAGCATAATATTGCAAGAGGCCCATCCAGATATCTTGCCTTACACTTGAGATTTGAAGAGGATATGGTTGCATATTCCCTATGTGATTTTGGTGGTGGAGATTATGAGAAAAAGGAACTTGAAGCCTATAGAGATGTTCATTTTCCACTGCTCATTGAGCGCTTAAAGAACTCAAA GCCTGTTTCTCCAGTGGAATTGAGGAAGCTGGGGAGATGTCCATTGACACCTGAAGAAGCAGCACTTGTTCTTGCTGCTCTCGGTTTCAAGCCTGAAACTTATATTTATCTTGCAGGGTCTCAAATATATGGGGGAAGTTCCAGGATGCAACCCTTTACCAGTTTGTACCCCAACCTAGTGACAAAGGAAACACTGCTCACCTCCAGTGAACTTGCTCCCTTCAAAAACTTCTCTTCTCAG CTAGCAGCATTGGACTTCATTGCTTGTGCAACTTCAGATGTCTTTGCTATGACAGACTCTGGAAGCCAACTATCATCTCTGGTATCCGGGTTCCGAACTTACTATGGTGATGGGCATGCTCCAACCTtgaggcccaataagaagaggTTAGCAGCAATTTTGTCAGAGAATAGAACCATAGGATGGAATACTTTTGAAGATAGAGTAAGAAAGATGATCGAGGAAGGTCAAAGAGTACAGTTGAGGGGATCTGGTCGAAGTATTTATCGACAGCCAAGGTGCCCAGAATGCATGTGCAGATCTTAG